The following proteins come from a genomic window of Gimesia chilikensis:
- the rpe gene encoding ribulose-phosphate 3-epimerase, with protein MIDSNTKHKLLSAAPVIAPSMLKCDFGNLHREVELLDAAQAPVLHWDVMDGHFVPNLSYGAMLIERVRPLTKSFFDAHLMISNPEKYVDDYIKAGCDSITVHIEALPEPQGLLDRLQEAGVLPGLAISPQTPLARIEPYLDACGLVLVMSVEPGFGGQSFIETSPERIRQLKSMISPETILSVDGGIDPDTIGAAAQAGANYFVVGSAIFNEPDYATAVSDLARIARSRTASLT; from the coding sequence ATGATTGACTCGAATACCAAACACAAACTGTTATCAGCTGCACCGGTAATTGCTCCCTCGATGCTGAAGTGTGACTTCGGCAACCTCCACCGTGAGGTCGAGCTGCTGGATGCCGCTCAGGCACCCGTACTCCACTGGGATGTCATGGATGGGCATTTTGTCCCTAACCTCTCCTACGGAGCCATGCTCATTGAGCGGGTCAGACCATTGACCAAGTCGTTTTTCGACGCCCACCTGATGATCAGCAATCCCGAAAAGTATGTTGATGACTACATCAAGGCTGGCTGCGATTCGATTACCGTCCATATCGAAGCACTGCCGGAACCACAGGGTCTGCTGGATCGCCTCCAGGAGGCAGGGGTTTTACCCGGTCTGGCGATCAGCCCTCAGACACCACTGGCACGGATCGAACCGTATCTGGATGCCTGCGGACTGGTGCTGGTGATGAGCGTGGAACCTGGCTTTGGGGGGCAGTCCTTCATCGAAACCAGCCCCGAACGAATCAGACAATTGAAATCAATGATCTCTCCGGAAACGATTCTCTCCGTGGATGGAGGCATTGATCCAGATACCATCGGCGCAGCAGCTCAGGCCGGTGCCAATTACTTCGTGGTCGGAAGCGCCATTTTTAATGAGCCCGATTACGCAACTGCTGTCAGCGATCTGGCCCGGATAGCCAGAAGCCGGACAGCTTCCTTAACATAA
- a CDS encoding chemotaxis protein CheW, whose protein sequence is MSLTATDSTSGMESQLDYSSQYVSFRVDGQLLGIPVNMVQEVLTEQVISPTPLARPEIKGLLNLRGQIVTAVSLRKRLGLPDLDNEESMNVVTRLGGESFSLLVDEVGDVINVSGRSMEPVPRTLDPHWRSVTIGVFQLDEGLFVILDVETILNFD, encoded by the coding sequence ATGAGCCTTACAGCGACTGATTCAACCAGCGGCATGGAGTCGCAGTTAGATTATTCGAGTCAGTATGTCTCGTTCCGCGTGGATGGTCAGCTGCTGGGAATTCCTGTGAATATGGTGCAGGAAGTCCTGACGGAGCAGGTGATTTCGCCGACTCCCCTGGCCCGCCCTGAAATTAAAGGGTTGCTCAACCTGCGGGGACAGATTGTGACGGCGGTCAGCCTGCGGAAGCGTCTGGGACTACCTGACCTGGACAACGAAGAATCAATGAATGTCGTAACGCGACTGGGAGGCGAGTCTTTCAGTCTGCTGGTCGACGAAGTGGGAGACGTGATCAACGTTTCCGGACGTTCGATGGAACCGGTACCCCGGACTTTGGATCCACACTGGCGCTCGGTCACGATTGGAGTGTTTCAGCTGGACGAGGGACTGTTTGTCATCCTGGATGTCGAAACGATTCTGAATTTTGACTGA
- a CDS encoding chemotaxis response regulator protein-glutamate methylesterase gives MSHSVIKVLLVDDSAVIRGLMTQAINLDDQISVVGSAMHGQAALTWLNSHQADVVVLDVEMPVMDGISCLKQLRQSHPDLPVIMASSLTRAGAEITLQALDLGAAGCVAKPVASNAAEAIAQMAHDLLPLIKALVRGRQTDSQSLTQLQVRTTTSPVKTPMVLVIGSSTGGPNALKTVLSALPEKFSLPILIAQHMPPLFTRTLAEHIQRDTGRPTSEAVDGALIERGHIYIAPGDHHMVVDKQNDRMVIRLNQEAPEHFCRPSVNPLYNSAANWYGSSVLAVMLTGMGDDGIEGARSISERQGYIIAQDERSSVVWGMPGAIAKAGLANQVLPLRNIASELARLCSL, from the coding sequence GTGAGCCATTCGGTAATCAAAGTACTGCTGGTTGATGACTCGGCTGTGATTCGTGGATTAATGACGCAGGCAATTAATCTCGATGATCAGATCAGTGTTGTCGGTTCCGCAATGCACGGTCAGGCTGCGTTGACCTGGTTGAATTCTCACCAGGCGGATGTAGTTGTGCTCGATGTGGAAATGCCGGTGATGGATGGAATCAGCTGTCTGAAGCAGTTGAGACAAAGCCATCCAGACCTGCCGGTGATCATGGCCAGTTCTCTGACCCGTGCCGGAGCAGAAATTACTCTGCAGGCGCTGGATCTGGGGGCCGCCGGATGTGTTGCCAAACCGGTCGCGTCGAATGCGGCTGAGGCAATCGCCCAGATGGCTCACGATCTGTTGCCTTTAATCAAGGCACTGGTTCGTGGCAGGCAGACCGACTCTCAGAGTCTGACCCAACTGCAGGTGCGTACGACCACGTCTCCTGTAAAAACTCCCATGGTACTGGTCATCGGATCCAGCACGGGAGGGCCCAATGCTTTAAAAACAGTATTGTCCGCCCTGCCCGAGAAGTTTTCGCTGCCGATTCTGATAGCCCAGCATATGCCACCCTTGTTTACACGAACACTGGCGGAACATATCCAGCGGGATACCGGTCGACCGACTTCAGAAGCGGTTGATGGTGCTTTGATTGAAAGAGGTCATATCTACATCGCGCCAGGTGATCATCACATGGTGGTCGACAAGCAGAATGATCGCATGGTAATTCGACTGAATCAGGAAGCGCCCGAGCATTTCTGCCGTCCCTCAGTCAATCCGTTATACAACTCCGCAGCAAACTGGTATGGCAGTTCTGTGCTGGCGGTGATGTTGACCGGGATGGGAGATGACGGTATCGAGGGAGCCCGATCGATCAGTGAACGTCAAGGTTATATTATCGCACAAGATGAACGAAGCAGTGTTGTCTGGGGAATGCCTGGCGCTATCGCCAAGGCAGGACTGGCCAACCAGGTGCTGCCACTCAGAAATATTGCCTCTGAACTGGCGCGACTTTGTTCTTTATAG
- a CDS encoding response regulator produces the protein MKTVLLVDDSRAVRLVGRRMMGAFGLEVLEAEDGKQALEVARANPELDAILLDWNMPIMDGMEFLTALRAEDRQKQPIVVMCTTENDMPRIVQAMQAGANEYIMKPFTEDIIRDKFEETGVL, from the coding sequence ATGAAAACGGTATTACTTGTAGACGATTCCCGTGCAGTGCGACTGGTTGGTCGCCGCATGATGGGGGCGTTTGGCCTGGAAGTTCTGGAAGCGGAAGATGGTAAGCAGGCTCTGGAAGTCGCGCGTGCGAATCCGGAACTGGATGCGATTTTACTGGACTGGAACATGCCGATCATGGATGGGATGGAGTTTCTGACCGCACTGCGTGCAGAAGATCGTCAGAAACAGCCCATCGTGGTGATGTGCACTACGGAAAATGATATGCCCCGGATCGTGCAGGCGATGCAGGCTGGTGCCAACGAGTACATCATGAAGCCGTTCACTGAAGACATCATCCGCGACAAGTTTGAAGAGACAGGTGTTTTGTGA
- a CDS encoding histidine phosphatase family protein, with product MPTVVLIRPGCTDFDKDERIQGTLDLPLNAKGEEQVRNLIPQLEQAGIETIITSSSEPALSTAEQLGENLGVPVKEKEGLKNLNQGLWQGLEYEEVRRKYPKLLKQWAESPETVCPPEGELASEAVNRVQKTLQKYLKKKQNFAIVASEPLATIISSLLRNEQKEKICFEHAGRFCHNEMLEILESPPKKSDSKQVNFDDQSEKRDSQQGQSCHTEKWRYEEAK from the coding sequence ATGCCAACTGTGGTACTCATACGTCCTGGTTGTACTGACTTTGATAAAGATGAGCGAATTCAAGGTACCCTGGATCTTCCACTGAACGCAAAAGGGGAAGAACAGGTTCGAAATCTGATTCCCCAGTTGGAACAGGCGGGGATCGAAACCATCATCACTTCTTCATCAGAGCCCGCACTGTCAACAGCCGAACAGCTGGGCGAAAACCTGGGCGTTCCGGTCAAGGAAAAGGAAGGCCTGAAAAACCTGAACCAGGGGCTCTGGCAGGGCTTGGAATACGAAGAAGTCCGTCGGAAGTACCCCAAATTACTCAAACAATGGGCCGAATCTCCCGAAACGGTCTGCCCACCCGAAGGGGAACTCGCCTCGGAAGCGGTCAACCGGGTCCAGAAAACATTACAGAAATACCTGAAGAAGAAACAGAACTTTGCCATCGTGGCTTCAGAACCACTGGCGACGATCATTTCCAGCCTCCTGCGGAACGAACAGAAAGAAAAAATTTGTTTTGAGCACGCCGGACGCTTCTGTCACAATGAAATGTTGGAAATTCTTGAGTCACCCCCTAAAAAAAGTGATTCAAAACAGGTAAATTTTGACGATCAATCAGAAAAGAGGGATTCCCAACAGGGTCAAAGCTGCCATACAGAAAAATGGCGCTACGAGGAGGCTAAGTAA
- a CDS encoding chemotaxis protein CheW: protein MDDILQEFLAESWENLGQLDSEIVELEKDPQNAELIASIFRTIHTIKGTCGFLGLTNLGAVAHSAENVLGKMRERMMEVSPGAISLVLEAVDSIKELLQGLEATGEEPKTDHSTLTGMLDDLANLATAPIAEPAAAPETVATTEPAEISAPAVVTPSPAESATIESQPVAEAPSQEVRAPEPTPASPEVVVDAADDGAKSSKVSVADLSIRVNVNVVDSLMNLVGELVLTRNQLLQLARGDEESKYAAPITHLNRVTTDLQEGVMKTRMQPIGNAWNKLPRLVRDLSQVTHKHIELVMTGAETELDRTVLDAIKDPLTHMVRNSADHGIEAPEIRKANGKPESGTIHLNAYHEGGHVIIEIQDDGAGISRERVLKKAISQGLINEADADTMTDSHVFSMIFQPGFSTAEQVSSISGRGVGMDVVRTQIEKIGGTVDLNSKMGKGTTVRIKIPLTLAIVSALVLESGGQPFAIPQLGVVELVRLSAEDRTKIETIHDKKVFRLRDRLLPLVHLNEVLQLEEVALEDDDDLHDTNIVVVQVGEDQFGLIVSRIFDTEEIVVKPVGRLLKNIGLYQGTTILGDGRVVMILDVGGIFNQCGGSSSHSQAVAEENNSGTGRETISMLLFGVGENETMAVPLSLVARLEEFPLESIELNGGRKVVQYRDNLLPLLSVEGAGYGGGETIDPQPVVVFSENSRSMGLMVSEIKDIIDEQLVIRMQSDRPGILGTAIIGKNAIDVIDTQYYVMRSTPNWFAKVEDKKSFRVLVVDDSMFFRQLVATALETAGYSVATCDSCVAAVEILERNANFQAIVTDLDLPMMDGFEFCEWVKEQSNTQETCVLAMTSSNSSADQTRATEAGFDQFLVKFNSHELISCLDEHFARTKHSAGVNA from the coding sequence ATGGACGATATTCTGCAGGAGTTTTTGGCAGAAAGCTGGGAAAACTTAGGTCAACTCGACTCTGAAATCGTTGAGTTGGAAAAGGATCCTCAGAATGCTGAGCTGATCGCCAGCATCTTTCGGACGATTCATACGATTAAGGGAACCTGTGGTTTTCTGGGACTGACGAATCTGGGAGCGGTCGCGCATTCAGCTGAAAATGTGCTGGGTAAGATGCGCGAGCGGATGATGGAAGTTTCTCCCGGAGCGATTTCTCTGGTGCTGGAAGCTGTCGACAGTATTAAAGAACTGTTGCAGGGGCTGGAAGCAACCGGAGAAGAGCCCAAGACCGATCATTCAACTCTGACCGGCATGCTGGATGACCTGGCAAATCTGGCGACGGCCCCCATAGCAGAACCTGCCGCTGCCCCGGAAACGGTGGCGACTACAGAGCCGGCAGAGATCAGTGCTCCTGCAGTTGTGACACCCTCCCCTGCAGAATCAGCAACCATCGAATCTCAACCGGTAGCTGAAGCTCCCTCCCAAGAGGTCAGAGCACCAGAACCGACACCAGCTTCTCCCGAAGTCGTGGTGGATGCTGCCGATGATGGGGCTAAGTCGTCTAAGGTCAGCGTTGCCGATCTTTCGATTCGCGTGAATGTGAACGTTGTCGACAGCCTGATGAACCTGGTCGGGGAACTGGTGCTGACACGAAATCAGCTGCTGCAGCTGGCACGGGGAGATGAGGAATCGAAGTATGCAGCGCCGATCACCCATTTGAACCGGGTGACAACCGATTTGCAGGAAGGGGTGATGAAGACCCGTATGCAGCCTATCGGAAATGCCTGGAATAAGCTGCCCCGCCTGGTGCGTGACCTGTCTCAGGTGACACATAAACATATCGAACTGGTGATGACCGGTGCGGAAACCGAACTCGATCGCACGGTGCTGGATGCCATCAAAGACCCATTGACGCATATGGTCCGCAACTCGGCTGACCATGGGATTGAAGCTCCCGAGATCCGTAAAGCTAACGGAAAGCCGGAATCGGGGACCATTCATCTGAATGCCTATCACGAAGGCGGTCATGTGATTATTGAGATTCAGGACGACGGAGCCGGCATCAGCCGTGAACGGGTTCTGAAAAAGGCAATTTCACAGGGGCTGATCAACGAGGCCGACGCCGACACAATGACGGACAGCCACGTCTTCTCCATGATTTTCCAGCCTGGCTTTTCGACGGCAGAACAGGTCAGTTCCATTTCCGGTCGCGGCGTGGGTATGGATGTTGTACGGACCCAGATTGAAAAAATCGGTGGGACCGTCGACCTGAATTCGAAGATGGGCAAAGGGACGACTGTCCGGATCAAGATTCCGTTGACGCTCGCGATTGTCTCGGCCCTGGTACTCGAGAGTGGCGGTCAGCCATTCGCGATTCCTCAGTTGGGTGTTGTCGAACTGGTACGTCTCTCCGCTGAAGACCGTACGAAAATTGAAACAATTCATGACAAGAAAGTCTTCCGTCTGCGGGATCGACTGCTGCCGCTGGTCCATCTGAATGAAGTTCTGCAACTGGAAGAAGTAGCACTTGAAGATGATGACGATTTGCACGATACAAACATCGTGGTTGTCCAGGTTGGCGAAGACCAGTTCGGGCTGATTGTATCGCGGATCTTCGACACGGAAGAGATCGTGGTCAAACCTGTAGGGCGGCTGCTGAAAAACATCGGCCTGTATCAGGGAACAACAATTCTTGGTGACGGGCGGGTTGTGATGATTCTCGATGTCGGGGGAATCTTCAACCAGTGCGGTGGCAGTTCTTCGCACTCGCAGGCAGTGGCTGAAGAAAATAACTCTGGAACTGGTCGGGAAACGATCAGCATGCTGCTGTTCGGTGTCGGCGAAAATGAAACCATGGCCGTCCCGCTTTCGCTGGTGGCGCGACTGGAAGAGTTCCCGCTGGAGAGCATTGAACTGAATGGCGGACGGAAAGTTGTGCAATATCGAGACAACCTGCTGCCGTTACTTTCAGTGGAAGGTGCCGGGTATGGCGGGGGAGAAACAATTGATCCACAGCCTGTGGTCGTATTCTCGGAGAACAGCCGATCGATGGGCCTGATGGTCAGCGAGATTAAAGACATCATCGACGAGCAGCTGGTGATCCGCATGCAGTCCGATCGACCGGGCATACTGGGTACGGCAATTATCGGTAAGAATGCCATCGATGTGATTGATACTCAATATTATGTGATGCGTTCCACCCCCAACTGGTTTGCCAAGGTGGAAGATAAGAAATCCTTCCGGGTGCTGGTGGTTGATGATTCGATGTTCTTCCGTCAGCTGGTCGCGACCGCTTTGGAGACCGCAGGCTACTCTGTGGCAACCTGCGACAGCTGCGTGGCAGCGGTAGAGATTCTGGAACGCAATGCGAATTTCCAGGCGATTGTTACCGATCTCGATCTGCCGATGATGGATGGCTTCGAATTCTGCGAATGGGTGAAAGAACAGTCGAACACGCAGGAGACCTGCGTGTTGGCCATGACCTCTTCCAACAGCAGTGCAGATCAGACGCGGGCCACCGAGGCCGGCTTTGATCAGTTCCTGGTCAAATTCAATTCTCACGAACTCATTTCCTGTCTGGATGAGCATTTTGCCCGGACTAAACATAGTGCAGGAGTCAATGCATGA
- a CDS encoding methyl-accepting chemotaxis protein — MTALRESFELVAPRADQLAERFYEKLFEDYPDLLRYFTHTDFSEQRGKLIQALVLVMKSLENPTALTRVLHQLGKEHDEMGVQEDDYPPVTQTLLSVLAEFAGEHWSDELEDAWDQALTAVANLMIEGAKDSSRAKQLQSAAAGGSTGADFEAEASDVDPALTSETLNETQTEQSIRSEEQINHPKEKSEMSIDSVQNTGQSAATERSQNLDQFYGIVEFSPQATLFVSAQGELTYINRKGQELLNQLSGELGLTAQQVVGGSINQLAARIPELQTAITGLVGEKTITAPVGQRYLEISLSAASGESGESVGTVMTWKDITETIQQEEENCDLSGQLGAISDAQAVIEFKMDGTIIKANDNFCKTVGYSLEEIQGKHHRMFVDSEFQNSPEYQEFWEKLNAGINQVAEYKRIGKGGKEIWISASYNPIKNKSGKLVKVVKYATDITEKKLAEAEMVRVQNMMDNIPINVLLANRDFEMVYMNPASYKQLKAIEHLLPKPVDQLVGQSIDIFHKNPEMQRRMLADPSNLPHRAKIKVGDETLDLLATAITDKEGNYIGPMVSWSLITDQVKLADDFESEIQGIVSVVTSSATEMQASSKSLSDMADETARQSQVVAAASEEATRNVETVSSAAEELSASISEIARHVQEQSHMTSQAVGEADRTNETIKELGDASSEIGQVVKVITSIAQQTNLLALNATIEAARAGEAGKGFAVVANEVKELARQTARATEEISEKISAIQGSTNIAVSAIGSIGESIRKINEISTTIASAVEEQTAATNEISRNVAEAARGTAEVTNNISGVSQAASESGTAANDMLAAAQGLTQESVKLDEAAANFLKRMRTI; from the coding sequence GTGACTGCACTTCGAGAATCGTTCGAGCTGGTGGCGCCCCGGGCCGACCAGCTGGCAGAACGGTTCTATGAGAAGTTATTCGAAGATTATCCCGATCTTCTGCGCTATTTTACGCATACCGACTTTTCCGAGCAGCGGGGCAAACTGATTCAGGCACTGGTGCTGGTGATGAAGTCACTGGAAAATCCCACCGCCCTGACCCGGGTTCTGCATCAACTGGGAAAAGAACATGACGAAATGGGTGTCCAGGAAGACGATTACCCACCCGTCACACAAACGCTGTTGAGTGTGCTGGCTGAATTTGCCGGCGAACACTGGAGTGATGAACTGGAAGACGCCTGGGATCAGGCACTGACAGCGGTAGCAAACCTGATGATTGAAGGAGCCAAAGACTCAAGTCGCGCTAAGCAACTTCAATCAGCGGCTGCCGGGGGCTCAACGGGAGCCGACTTTGAAGCAGAAGCGTCTGACGTGGACCCTGCCCTGACTTCAGAGACTTTAAACGAAACACAAACCGAACAGTCTATTCGATCTGAAGAGCAGATCAACCATCCTAAGGAGAAGAGTGAAATGTCGATTGATTCAGTACAGAATACGGGACAGAGCGCGGCTACTGAACGGTCGCAGAATCTTGATCAGTTTTACGGCATTGTGGAATTCAGTCCACAGGCCACCCTGTTTGTCAGTGCTCAAGGCGAGTTGACCTACATCAACCGCAAGGGACAGGAACTGCTGAATCAGCTCAGCGGCGAACTGGGACTGACAGCACAACAGGTTGTCGGTGGCAGCATCAATCAGCTGGCTGCCCGCATTCCTGAACTGCAGACCGCGATTACCGGTCTGGTGGGAGAGAAAACGATCACCGCTCCTGTGGGACAACGTTACCTGGAAATCAGTCTGTCTGCTGCCAGCGGTGAGTCTGGTGAGAGTGTCGGAACTGTCATGACCTGGAAAGACATCACCGAGACCATCCAGCAGGAAGAAGAGAACTGCGACCTGTCCGGTCAATTGGGCGCAATCAGCGATGCCCAGGCTGTGATTGAATTCAAAATGGATGGCACGATCATCAAGGCCAACGACAATTTCTGTAAAACGGTCGGTTACTCCCTCGAAGAAATTCAGGGTAAACATCACCGGATGTTCGTAGACAGCGAGTTTCAGAACAGTCCTGAATATCAGGAATTCTGGGAAAAACTGAATGCCGGGATTAACCAGGTTGCTGAGTACAAGCGCATTGGCAAAGGTGGAAAAGAGATCTGGATTTCCGCTTCTTATAATCCCATCAAGAACAAGAGTGGAAAACTGGTGAAGGTCGTCAAATATGCGACAGACATCACCGAGAAGAAGCTGGCTGAAGCCGAGATGGTGCGTGTGCAGAACATGATGGATAACATTCCCATCAATGTGCTGCTGGCCAACCGCGATTTCGAAATGGTCTACATGAACCCTGCTTCTTACAAGCAGCTGAAAGCCATTGAGCATCTGCTGCCTAAGCCCGTTGATCAGCTGGTTGGTCAGAGCATCGATATTTTCCATAAGAATCCAGAGATGCAGCGGCGGATGCTGGCTGATCCGTCCAACTTGCCTCACCGGGCAAAAATCAAGGTGGGCGACGAAACTCTGGACCTGCTGGCAACAGCGATCACCGACAAGGAAGGCAATTACATCGGCCCGATGGTCAGCTGGTCTCTGATTACCGATCAGGTCAAGCTGGCTGATGATTTCGAAAGCGAAATTCAGGGCATCGTAAGTGTCGTTACCTCTTCTGCTACAGAAATGCAGGCCAGTTCGAAGAGTCTGTCTGACATGGCTGATGAAACGGCTCGCCAGTCTCAGGTTGTGGCTGCAGCCAGTGAAGAAGCAACCCGTAACGTGGAGACCGTCTCCTCGGCTGCGGAAGAGTTGAGTGCTTCGATCAGCGAGATTGCCCGTCACGTACAGGAACAGTCGCACATGACCTCACAGGCTGTGGGTGAAGCAGATCGTACGAATGAGACCATCAAAGAACTGGGTGATGCCAGCAGTGAAATTGGTCAGGTCGTGAAAGTGATTACTTCGATTGCTCAGCAGACTAACCTGCTGGCTCTGAACGCGACCATTGAAGCAGCCCGGGCCGGTGAAGCTGGTAAAGGGTTTGCTGTGGTAGCGAACGAAGTGAAAGAACTGGCTCGCCAGACTGCACGTGCTACGGAAGAAATCAGCGAGAAGATCTCTGCAATTCAGGGTTCGACGAACATCGCGGTTTCGGCCATCGGTTCGATTGGGGAAAGTATTCGTAAGATCAACGAAATTTCCACAACAATTGCGAGTGCCGTTGAGGAACAGACTGCAGCTACGAATGAGATTTCCCGTAACGTCGCTGAAGCGGCTCGCGGTACTGCCGAAGTGACCAACAACATTTCGGGTGTTTCCCAGGCAGCCAGCGAGAGTGGAACGGCAGCAAACGACATGCTGGCCGCTGCTCAGGGTCTGACTCAGGAATCGGTCAAGCTGGACGAAGCTGCTGCCAACTTCCTGAAGCGGATGCGTACCATCTAA
- the accD gene encoding acetyl-CoA carboxylase, carboxyltransferase subunit beta — MSSAPKSNVDSKLSHTTRPKRGVPEGLWQRCPACNATVFCKQVDQGLGLCPECDHHFSISAHTRIQQLLDPDSFEEWYPDLTAGDPLEFADKSKTYKERLVAEQKKTGLKDACIVGKGYMRGRPLVIGITDSSFIMGSMGSVVGEKLTRAIEQATELKLPLIIISGSGGGARMHEGIFSLMQMGKVSAALGRYHEKGGLFISVLTNPTMGGVAASFASLGDIVVAEPKALVGFAGPRVVEATIKSSLPEGFQTSEFLLDHGFVDRIIPRPRLRSELARLIDYCV, encoded by the coding sequence ATGAGTTCTGCTCCCAAGTCAAACGTCGATTCAAAGCTCAGCCACACCACCCGCCCCAAGCGAGGGGTGCCGGAAGGACTCTGGCAACGCTGTCCTGCCTGTAACGCAACCGTGTTCTGCAAACAGGTCGATCAGGGGCTCGGCCTCTGCCCGGAATGCGATCACCACTTTTCGATCTCGGCTCACACCCGAATCCAGCAGCTGCTCGACCCGGACAGCTTTGAAGAATGGTACCCCGACCTCACCGCAGGCGATCCGCTCGAATTTGCTGACAAAAGCAAAACCTACAAAGAACGCCTGGTCGCGGAGCAGAAAAAAACGGGACTCAAAGATGCCTGTATCGTCGGCAAAGGCTACATGCGTGGTCGCCCGCTGGTCATCGGCATTACCGACTCATCTTTCATTATGGGCAGCATGGGTTCCGTGGTCGGCGAAAAACTGACCCGCGCCATCGAACAGGCAACGGAACTCAAACTCCCGCTGATCATCATCAGTGGCTCCGGCGGGGGAGCCCGCATGCACGAAGGGATCTTCTCCCTGATGCAGATGGGAAAAGTTTCAGCAGCCCTGGGACGCTACCACGAAAAGGGAGGACTGTTCATTTCAGTTCTGACCAACCCCACCATGGGGGGAGTCGCCGCCAGTTTCGCCTCACTGGGTGACATTGTCGTTGCGGAACCCAAAGCCCTGGTCGGTTTCGCGGGACCGCGGGTGGTGGAAGCCACGATTAAAAGCTCGCTGCCCGAAGGCTTCCAGACCAGTGAATTTCTTCTGGATCATGGCTTTGTCGATCGCATCATTCCCCGTCCCCGACTCCGCTCGGAACTGGCACGACTGATTGACTATTGCGTCTGA
- the gap gene encoding type I glyceraldehyde-3-phosphate dehydrogenase: MAAVKVGINGFGRIGRITFRALAARPDEFEVVAINDLGDPQKLAWLLKYDSVQGRFPGTVEAEGSNLIVNGKTVRVCAERDPRNLPWKELGVEVALESTGFFTKREADGNPGYDSHITAGARKVVISAPAKDTPDMTVVFGVNDDQLTSEHNCVSNASCTTNCLAPMAKVIHENFGIEHGLMTTVHAYTNDQRVSDQLHSDPLRARAAAVNIIPTTTGAAKAVGLVLPDLNGKLTGLSLRVPVPAGSITDLVVTLSKDVSADDVNAAMKAAAEGPLKGILEYNTDPIVSSDIIGNTHSSIFDATWTTQIGGNMIKVLSWYDNEYGYSNRTADMIARLAQL; encoded by the coding sequence GTGGCTGCTGTAAAGGTAGGTATTAACGGTTTTGGACGCATTGGTCGTATCACATTCAGAGCACTGGCTGCCCGTCCCGACGAATTCGAAGTGGTTGCCATCAACGACCTGGGTGATCCTCAGAAACTGGCATGGCTGTTGAAGTACGACAGTGTTCAGGGTCGTTTCCCCGGAACTGTCGAAGCAGAAGGTAGCAACCTGATCGTCAACGGAAAAACCGTACGGGTCTGTGCAGAACGCGATCCTCGCAATCTGCCCTGGAAAGAACTCGGAGTCGAAGTGGCTCTGGAATCCACCGGTTTCTTCACCAAACGTGAAGCAGACGGTAACCCCGGTTACGACAGCCACATCACCGCTGGTGCTCGTAAAGTAGTGATTTCCGCTCCTGCGAAAGACACTCCGGACATGACCGTTGTCTTCGGCGTTAACGATGATCAGCTGACTTCAGAGCACAACTGTGTTTCCAACGCCAGCTGTACCACCAACTGCCTGGCTCCCATGGCCAAAGTCATTCACGAAAACTTCGGTATTGAGCACGGTCTGATGACCACAGTGCACGCTTACACCAACGACCAGCGTGTTTCTGACCAGCTGCACTCCGACCCGCTGCGGGCCCGTGCTGCCGCTGTTAACATCATTCCAACCACCACCGGTGCTGCTAAAGCCGTCGGTCTGGTTCTGCCCGACCTGAACGGCAAACTGACCGGCCTCAGCCTGCGTGTTCCCGTTCCCGCTGGTTCAATTACCGACCTGGTAGTAACCCTCAGCAAAGACGTCTCTGCTGACGATGTCAACGCTGCCATGAAAGCAGCCGCTGAAGGTCCTCTGAAGGGCATTCTGGAGTACAACACCGATCCGATCGTCTCCAGTGACATCATCGGCAACACTCACAGCTCCATCTTTGACGCCACCTGGACCACCCAGATCGGCGGCAACATGATCAAAGTTCTGAGCTGGTACGACAACGAATACGGTTACTCAAACCGGACGGCCGACATGATCGCTCGTCTGGCGCAACTCTAA